The Streptomyces achromogenes genome window below encodes:
- a CDS encoding MBL fold metallo-hydrolase: MPLSLTVLGTASPNPAPGRPCSGYLLRGAGAEVWVDAGPGTFAELQRHTDPERLTAIWISHLHADHSADLLAAAYAFAYGGMTPPAPIPVYAPLDCARRVAGFLGRSDVRFLSDVLDFRALFDGHTVRHWNLRLTSRAMAHDTEAYGLRVECQGSVLAYSGDTGPCGALTELASGADLFLCEADIDSHREGEQDEQVHLTPEDAGDAARRAGVRELYITHVGPTLTRKAATERAAVAFGGPARTAREGETIPL, encoded by the coding sequence ATGCCCCTCAGCCTCACCGTCCTCGGCACCGCCTCTCCGAACCCGGCCCCGGGCCGCCCCTGCTCCGGGTATCTGCTGCGCGGAGCGGGGGCGGAGGTGTGGGTGGACGCCGGGCCCGGCACGTTCGCCGAGTTGCAGCGGCACACGGATCCCGAGCGGCTCACGGCGATCTGGATATCCCATCTGCACGCCGACCACAGCGCCGATCTCCTCGCCGCCGCCTACGCGTTCGCCTACGGCGGGATGACCCCGCCGGCCCCGATCCCGGTGTACGCGCCGCTCGACTGCGCCCGGCGCGTCGCGGGCTTCCTCGGCCGGTCGGACGTCCGCTTCCTCAGCGACGTCCTCGACTTCCGGGCCCTGTTCGACGGGCACACCGTGCGCCACTGGAACCTGCGCCTCACCTCGCGCGCGATGGCCCACGACACCGAGGCGTACGGACTGCGCGTCGAGTGCCAGGGGAGCGTCCTCGCGTACTCCGGGGACACCGGCCCGTGCGGGGCGCTCACCGAACTCGCCTCCGGCGCCGATCTGTTCCTGTGCGAGGCGGACATCGACAGCCATCGCGAAGGCGAACAGGACGAGCAGGTCCATCTCACGCCGGAGGACGCCGGGGACGCGGCCCGCAGGGCGGGAGTGCGCGAGCTGTACATCACCCATGTGGGTCCCACGCTGACCCGCAAGGCGGCCACCGAACGGGCGGCCGTCGCCTTCGGCGGGCCGGCCCGTACCGCGCGCGAGGGCGAGACCATCCCCCTCTGA
- a CDS encoding TIGR03086 family metal-binding protein has translation MTDTDDTTLTFDLGPQAAVVARLAEAVRDDRLDDGTPCPGCAVRNLLGHLTGLAVAFRDAARKDLGPTTDTPPDAAAPDVGPGWREELAKALDALAEAWRDPAAWTGTTRAGGVDLPGAVAAAVAADELVIHGWDLARATGQAYAPDPAALAAAHAFLAGAVDPVTGNGVFGPVVPVPDDAPLLDRALGLSGRDPGGPGRP, from the coding sequence ATGACCGACACCGACGACACGACCCTCACCTTCGACCTCGGCCCCCAGGCCGCCGTCGTGGCGCGCCTCGCGGAGGCCGTCCGCGACGACCGGCTCGACGACGGGACGCCCTGCCCCGGCTGCGCCGTCCGGAACCTGCTGGGGCACCTGACCGGCCTCGCCGTGGCCTTCCGCGACGCCGCCCGCAAGGATCTCGGCCCCACCACCGACACCCCGCCGGACGCCGCCGCGCCCGACGTCGGCCCCGGCTGGCGCGAGGAGCTGGCCAAGGCGCTCGACGCCCTCGCCGAGGCCTGGCGCGACCCCGCCGCCTGGACCGGCACGACCCGCGCCGGCGGCGTGGACCTGCCCGGCGCGGTCGCGGCCGCCGTCGCCGCCGACGAGCTGGTGATCCACGGCTGGGACCTGGCCCGGGCCACCGGCCAGGCGTACGCGCCCGACCCCGCGGCGCTGGCGGCGGCGCACGCCTTCCTCGCCGGCGCGGTCGACCCCGTCACCGGGAACGGAGTCTTCGGGCCCGTCGTCCCCGTCCCCGACGACGCGCCCCTGCTCGACCGGGCGCTGGGACTCAGCGGACGCGATCCGGGAGGGCCGGGCCGGCCGTAG
- a CDS encoding MFS transporter yields the protein MTKNWSVVRVLRDRGAAIFLTASVISGFGTSALWLAAGVWVKDLTGSNGAAALTVLALWAPTLAGPLLGALADRVRRRPLLLAVNLGPAAVLPVLLVVGSPGRLWLLYSVLFVYGAAAVVADAAESALVAAVVPVGLLGDFNGLRTTTTEGMKLVAPLAGAGVYAAYGGPAVALLDAAGFVCAAGLYACVRVHEGRPRTGGRGLRGGTAEGVRFLWGHPSLRPLVAAGGTTMLCAGLNGALLYAVVEGLGHSPAYAGALYAVQGAGSAAVGLLSGAAMRRFGERRFAACGIALTAVAVAVRAVPSDAVALVCAAAIGAGLPCVLIAALTAVQRETPDALLGRVAATAGTLMYAPNAVGLALGAALVELLPYQPLLVALGLVRLVTVVPLLRGGAQRAASASRTDARSPSDASPA from the coding sequence ATGACGAAGAACTGGTCCGTGGTGCGCGTCCTGCGGGACCGCGGCGCGGCGATCTTTCTGACGGCGTCGGTGATCTCCGGCTTCGGGACCTCCGCGCTGTGGCTGGCGGCCGGTGTGTGGGTCAAGGACCTCACCGGGTCGAACGGGGCGGCGGCGCTGACGGTGCTGGCGCTGTGGGCGCCGACCCTGGCCGGCCCGCTGCTGGGCGCCCTCGCCGACCGGGTCCGCCGGCGGCCGCTGCTCCTCGCCGTCAACCTGGGCCCCGCGGCCGTGCTGCCGGTGCTCCTCGTCGTCGGCTCCCCCGGCCGGCTGTGGCTGCTGTACAGCGTGCTGTTCGTCTACGGGGCCGCCGCCGTCGTGGCCGACGCGGCCGAGTCCGCACTCGTCGCCGCCGTCGTCCCCGTGGGGCTGCTCGGCGACTTCAACGGGCTGCGCACCACGACGACGGAGGGCATGAAGCTGGTGGCCCCGCTGGCGGGTGCGGGGGTCTACGCGGCGTACGGCGGTCCGGCCGTGGCCCTGCTCGACGCGGCCGGTTTCGTGTGCGCGGCCGGGCTCTACGCGTGCGTGCGGGTCCACGAGGGACGCCCGCGGACGGGCGGCCGCGGCCTGCGGGGCGGGACGGCCGAGGGCGTCCGCTTCCTGTGGGGGCACCCGTCACTGCGCCCCCTGGTGGCCGCCGGCGGGACGACGATGCTGTGCGCGGGCCTCAACGGCGCGCTGCTCTACGCCGTGGTCGAGGGCCTCGGCCACTCGCCCGCGTACGCCGGCGCGCTCTACGCCGTGCAGGGGGCCGGCTCGGCGGCGGTGGGCCTGCTGTCGGGGGCCGCGATGCGACGGTTCGGGGAGCGCCGGTTCGCCGCGTGCGGGATCGCCCTGACGGCCGTCGCGGTCGCGGTGCGGGCGGTGCCCTCGGACGCGGTGGCCCTGGTGTGCGCCGCGGCGATCGGGGCGGGGCTGCCGTGTGTGCTGATCGCCGCGCTGACGGCCGTCCAGCGGGAGACCCCCGACGCGCTGCTGGGCCGGGTCGCCGCCACGGCCGGCACCCTGATGTACGCGCCGAACGCGGTCGGCCTCGCGCTGGGGGCCGCCCTGGTGGAACTGCTGCCGTATCAGCCGCTGCTGGTCGCCCTCGGGCTGGTGCGGCTGGTGACCGTCGTGCCGCTGCTGCGCGGCGGCGCTCAGCGGGCGGCCAGCGCCTCGCGTACGGACGCCAGGTCCCCGTCCGACGCCAGTCCCGCGTGA
- a CDS encoding 5-dehydro-4-deoxyglucarate dehydratase, translating to MTPAPLAARLRVAGGPLFFPVTAYGPDGSLDLDVYRAHVRRGVEAGAAAVFACCGTGEFHALTPEEFEAAVRAAVDETAGRVPVVAGAGYGTALAVRYALRARAAGADGLLALPPYLVVAAQEGLLRHYREVAAATDLPVIVYQRDNAVFTPPTVVELARTEGIVGLKDGLGDLDLMQRIISAVRTETPGDFLYFNGLPTAEQTQLAYRSLGVDLYSSAVFCFAPEIALAFHGALADGDDRTVHRLLDGFYRPFVELRAQGRGYAVSLVKAGVRLRGLEVGEVRPPLHEPGEDHVKQLARVIERGYALLEEETA from the coding sequence GTGACGCCAGCCCCGCTCGCCGCCCGCCTCCGCGTCGCCGGCGGACCGCTGTTCTTCCCCGTCACCGCGTACGGACCCGACGGCTCGCTCGACCTCGACGTCTACCGCGCGCACGTCCGCCGGGGCGTCGAGGCCGGCGCCGCCGCCGTCTTCGCGTGCTGCGGCACCGGGGAGTTCCACGCGCTGACGCCGGAGGAGTTCGAGGCCGCGGTGCGGGCGGCCGTCGACGAGACAGCCGGCCGGGTGCCGGTCGTCGCGGGCGCCGGCTACGGGACCGCGCTCGCCGTGCGCTACGCCCTCCGGGCGCGGGCGGCCGGCGCGGACGGCCTGCTGGCGCTGCCGCCCTACCTCGTCGTCGCGGCCCAGGAGGGCCTGCTGCGCCACTACCGCGAGGTGGCGGCGGCGACCGACCTCCCGGTGATCGTCTACCAGCGCGACAACGCCGTCTTCACCCCGCCGACCGTCGTCGAACTCGCCCGCACCGAGGGGATCGTCGGCCTCAAGGACGGCCTCGGCGACCTCGACCTCATGCAGCGGATCATCAGCGCCGTGCGCACCGAGACCCCCGGCGACTTCCTCTACTTCAACGGCCTGCCGACCGCCGAACAGACCCAGCTCGCCTATCGCTCCCTGGGCGTCGACCTCTACTCCTCGGCCGTGTTCTGCTTCGCGCCCGAGATCGCCCTGGCCTTCCACGGGGCGCTCGCCGACGGCGACGACCGCACGGTCCACCGCCTGCTCGACGGGTTCTACCGGCCCTTCGTCGAACTGCGCGCGCAGGGCCGCGGGTACGCCGTCTCCCTGGTCAAGGCGGGAGTGCGGCTGCGCGGCCTCGAGGTCGGGGAGGTCCGTCCGCCGTTGCACGAGCCGGGCGAGGACCATGTCAAACAGCTCGCCCGGGTGATCGAGCGCGGCTACGCGCTGCTGGAGGAGGAAACCGCGTGA
- a CDS encoding NAD-dependent epimerase/dehydratase family protein produces MPAPRTVLLTGAAGGLGTLMRDLLPAYGYRLRLLDLRPVDGEPDSIIADLADRDAVREAVRGVDAIIHLAGISLEAPFEKILKANIEGTYHLYEAAREEGVQRIVFASSNHAVGFTPRPQGDDPLIPVDTPHRPDTFYGLSKCFGEDLAQLYWDKHGLESVSVRIGSCFAEPTSVRMLSVWMSPADGARLFHAALTAENVGHTVVHGSSANTRLWWDLSTARALGYAPQDDSEPYAEKLIAEQGELDPENIAHAHLGGHFVSDPPIWPY; encoded by the coding sequence ATGCCCGCTCCCCGCACCGTCCTGCTCACCGGCGCCGCCGGCGGCCTCGGCACCCTGATGCGGGACCTGCTGCCCGCCTACGGCTACCGTCTGCGCCTGCTCGACCTGCGCCCGGTCGACGGCGAGCCCGACTCGATCATCGCCGACCTGGCCGACAGGGACGCGGTCCGCGAGGCCGTCCGGGGCGTCGACGCGATCATCCACCTCGCGGGCATCTCCCTGGAAGCCCCCTTCGAGAAGATCCTCAAGGCGAACATCGAGGGCACGTACCACCTGTACGAGGCCGCCCGCGAGGAAGGCGTGCAGCGGATCGTCTTCGCCTCCTCCAACCACGCGGTCGGCTTCACCCCGCGCCCGCAGGGCGACGACCCCCTGATCCCCGTGGACACCCCGCACCGCCCGGACACCTTCTACGGCCTGTCCAAGTGCTTCGGCGAGGACCTCGCCCAGCTGTACTGGGACAAGCACGGTCTGGAGAGCGTGTCGGTTCGCATCGGCTCCTGCTTCGCCGAACCGACGAGCGTGCGCATGCTGTCGGTGTGGATGAGCCCGGCCGACGGCGCCCGCCTCTTCCACGCGGCCCTCACCGCCGAGAACGTCGGCCACACCGTCGTCCACGGATCCTCGGCCAACACCCGGCTGTGGTGGGACCTCTCCACCGCGCGGGCGCTCGGCTACGCACCGCAGGACGACTCCGAGCCGTACGCCGAGAAGCTGATCGCCGAACAGGGCGAGCTGGACCCGGAGAACATCGCCCACGCCCACCTCGGCGGCCACTTCGTCAGCGACCCGCCGATCTGGCCGTACTGA
- a CDS encoding TerD family protein: MTPGSNIPLPTARVTVDVAAPVRLDVSGLLLTADGKVRSDDDFIFYNQPAGPGVTYRSGGGTSPDAIVVDTAAVPPGIEKIVVTASPDAAGQTFQGIEPTATIRSGDDGGVLATFTPPRLGTETALVVVEIYLRNGAWKARAVGQGYADGLAGIATDFGVTVEEPAAPAAAQAPPTPAMTPAAPTAPAAPAAPPMPQAPPPPAPGTGKINLDKGRVSLQKNQTVSLVKGGRPLLSQVKMGLGWEPAFRGKDIDLDASVIAYGPQRNHIDSCYFGKLSIVNGAIKHSGDNLTGEGGGDDEVIVVDLGRLPQEVSGLVFTVNSFSGQKFTEVAKAYCRLLDASSGEELVRFDLTGAEAQTGVLMAKLIRQYSGEWEMTAIGTFVKARTVRNMVKPGAESL; the protein is encoded by the coding sequence ATGACCCCCGGCTCGAACATCCCTCTCCCCACCGCGCGCGTGACGGTGGACGTCGCCGCCCCGGTGCGGCTCGACGTTTCGGGCCTGCTGCTCACCGCCGACGGCAAGGTGCGCTCCGACGACGACTTCATCTTCTACAACCAGCCCGCCGGCCCGGGGGTGACCTACCGCTCGGGCGGCGGCACGTCCCCCGACGCCATCGTGGTCGACACCGCCGCCGTCCCGCCGGGCATCGAGAAGATCGTGGTCACCGCGAGCCCGGACGCCGCGGGGCAGACGTTCCAGGGCATCGAACCGACCGCCACCATCCGCAGCGGGGACGACGGCGGTGTCCTGGCCACCTTCACTCCCCCGCGGCTCGGCACGGAGACGGCGCTGGTGGTCGTCGAGATCTACCTGCGCAACGGCGCCTGGAAGGCCCGCGCGGTCGGTCAGGGATACGCCGACGGCCTGGCCGGGATCGCGACCGACTTCGGCGTGACGGTGGAGGAACCGGCGGCCCCGGCAGCCGCGCAGGCGCCGCCGACGCCCGCCATGACGCCCGCCGCCCCCACAGCCCCCGCGGCTCCCGCCGCCCCGCCGATGCCCCAGGCCCCGCCCCCGCCCGCGCCCGGCACCGGGAAGATCAACCTGGACAAGGGGCGCGTCAGCCTCCAGAAGAACCAGACGGTGTCCCTCGTCAAGGGCGGCCGCCCGCTGCTCTCGCAGGTCAAGATGGGCCTCGGCTGGGAGCCCGCGTTCCGCGGCAAGGACATCGATTTGGACGCCTCGGTCATCGCCTACGGCCCGCAGCGCAACCACATCGACAGCTGCTACTTCGGCAAGCTCTCCATCGTCAACGGAGCGATCAAGCACTCCGGCGACAACCTCACCGGCGAGGGCGGCGGTGACGACGAGGTGATCGTCGTCGACCTCGGCCGGCTGCCCCAGGAGGTCAGCGGGCTGGTGTTCACGGTGAACTCGTTCTCCGGGCAGAAGTTCACCGAGGTCGCCAAGGCCTACTGCCGTCTGCTGGACGCCTCCAGCGGCGAGGAGCTCGTCCGCTTCGACCTCACCGGCGCCGAGGCACAGACCGGCGTGCTGATGGCCAAGCTGATCCGGCAGTACTCCGGCGAGTGGGAGATGACGGCGATCGGCACCTTCGTGAAGGCGCGGACCGTGCGCAACATGGTCAAGCCGGGCGCCGAGTCCCTCTGA
- a CDS encoding TetR/AcrR family transcriptional regulator: MPQVRPMRADARRNYERLLKVAAEAFAEHGEGASLDDIARRAGVGSGTLYRHFPTRQALLEAAYLDRMEALAARADELAARLPAGEALVEWLNELCVGTLEVRGMKSLLGSAVTDGGAVAVTACGTGMKEAAARLVEAAQREGTLRADVAPLDVLRLAHGVATASELANGDGSAVRRYVSLLTEGLRSAR, encoded by the coding sequence ATGCCGCAGGTCAGGCCCATGCGTGCGGACGCCCGCCGCAACTACGAGCGCCTGCTGAAGGTGGCGGCGGAAGCCTTCGCCGAGCATGGTGAGGGCGCCTCCCTCGACGACATCGCCAGGCGGGCGGGCGTCGGGTCCGGCACGCTGTACCGGCATTTCCCGACCCGGCAGGCGCTGCTGGAGGCCGCCTACCTCGACCGTATGGAGGCGCTCGCGGCCCGGGCGGACGAGCTGGCCGCCCGGCTTCCGGCGGGCGAGGCGCTGGTGGAGTGGCTCAACGAACTGTGTGTCGGGACCCTCGAGGTGCGCGGGATGAAGTCGCTGCTGGGGTCCGCCGTGACGGACGGCGGCGCGGTCGCGGTCACCGCCTGCGGCACCGGCATGAAGGAGGCGGCGGCCCGGCTGGTGGAGGCGGCCCAGCGGGAGGGGACACTGCGGGCGGACGTCGCCCCGCTCGACGTGCTGCGGCTCGCCCACGGGGTGGCCACGGCGTCGGAGCTGGCGAACGGTGACGGGAGCGCCGTCCGCCGGTATGTGTCGCTGCTGACGGAGGGGCTGCGGTCCGCGCGGTGA
- a CDS encoding 1-aminocyclopropane-1-carboxylate deaminase, whose product MSLSSYERFPLLFGPSPVHPMERLTAHLGGAALWAKREDCNSGIAYGGNKTRKLEYLVADALARGCDTLVSIGGVQSNHTRQVAACAARAGMKCVLVQESWVEWPDPVYDKVGNILISRLAGADVRLVRAGFGIGFKESWEQALREVEESGGKPYAVPAGASDHPLGGLGFANWAHEVAGQERELGVFFDTVIVCSVTGSTQAGMVAGFAALEEAGGRPRRVLGIDASAEPARTREQIARIAHRTGGLIGVRRELTVEDVELDERYHAGVYGVPDETTLAAMRLAARTEGMVTDPVYEGKSMAALVDLVARGEIGRDATVLYAHLGGQPALNAYSALF is encoded by the coding sequence GTGTCCCTCTCGTCGTACGAGCGTTTTCCCCTCCTCTTCGGCCCCTCGCCCGTCCACCCGATGGAACGCCTCACCGCGCACCTCGGCGGTGCCGCCCTGTGGGCCAAGCGCGAGGACTGCAACTCCGGGATCGCGTACGGCGGCAACAAGACCCGCAAGCTGGAGTACCTGGTCGCCGACGCCCTCGCACGGGGGTGCGACACGCTGGTCTCGATCGGCGGCGTGCAGTCCAACCACACCCGCCAGGTCGCGGCCTGTGCCGCCCGGGCCGGGATGAAGTGCGTGCTGGTGCAGGAGAGCTGGGTCGAGTGGCCGGACCCGGTGTACGACAAGGTCGGCAACATCCTGATCAGCCGGCTCGCCGGCGCCGACGTCCGGCTGGTGCGGGCCGGGTTCGGGATCGGCTTCAAGGAGAGCTGGGAGCAGGCGCTCCGGGAGGTCGAGGAGTCGGGGGGCAAGCCGTACGCCGTCCCGGCCGGCGCCTCGGACCATCCGCTCGGCGGACTGGGCTTCGCGAACTGGGCTCACGAGGTCGCCGGGCAGGAACGGGAGCTGGGCGTCTTCTTCGACACCGTGATCGTGTGTTCGGTGACCGGGTCCACCCAGGCGGGCATGGTCGCCGGGTTCGCCGCGCTGGAGGAGGCGGGCGGCCGGCCCCGGCGCGTCCTCGGGATCGACGCGTCGGCCGAGCCCGCCAGGACCCGGGAGCAGATCGCCCGCATCGCACACCGCACCGGCGGGCTGATCGGCGTCCGGCGCGAGCTGACCGTCGAGGACGTCGAACTCGACGAGCGCTACCACGCCGGCGTGTACGGCGTCCCGGACGAGACGACGCTGGCCGCGATGCGGCTCGCCGCCCGGACCGAGGGCATGGTCACCGACCCCGTCTACGAGGGGAAGTCGATGGCCGCGCTCGTCGACCTGGTGGCCCGCGGCGAGATCGGCCGCGACGCGACCGTGCTGTACGCGCACCTCGGCGGGCAGCCCGCGCTGAACGCCTACAGCGCCCTGTTCTGA
- a CDS encoding TROVE domain-containing protein, giving the protein MARFNVRARKAQPTSPVTTTGRVLRTHQGGRGHERDARSELFLLALANFVSQQTFYEDGAARDDRFAKLVRELAVSDPDWTAGLLGWLRGEGNLRTAAIVGAAEYVHARLAAGATGGPSNRQVVDSVLRRPDEPGELLGYWTATYGRNIPKPVKRGVADAVRRLYHAKSLLKYDTASKGYRFGDILNLVHAAPDPAKPWQGDLFQYALDRRHHPDTAVVPGSLPLLAAHRDLMELRPAKRRKVVTGAGGAQRLAEAGMTWEALAGWLQGPMDKAAWEAVIPSMGAMALVRNLRNFDEAGVCDEVAAQVAAKISDPAEVARSRQFPFRYLAAYQHAPSLRWAYPLERALGHSLANVPALPGRTLVLVDRSGSMFYSRLSERSELNRADAAAVFGTALALRAADADLVEFGSTSKEITFRKGESVLKILERFGDLGGTDTTEAVRRHYRGHDRVLLVTDEQYAFSRHGGPTDQVPAHVPVYTWNLAGYRAGHGPSGTANRHTFGGLSDAAFRMVPLLEAADDTKWPWAA; this is encoded by the coding sequence ATGGCGCGTTTCAATGTCCGTGCCCGTAAGGCGCAGCCCACCTCGCCCGTGACCACCACGGGCCGGGTGCTGCGCACCCACCAGGGCGGCCGCGGCCACGAGCGGGACGCCCGCTCCGAGCTCTTCCTGCTGGCGCTGGCCAACTTCGTCTCCCAGCAGACCTTCTACGAGGACGGCGCGGCCCGCGACGACCGCTTCGCGAAGCTGGTGCGCGAGCTCGCCGTCAGCGACCCGGACTGGACGGCCGGCCTGCTCGGCTGGCTGCGCGGCGAGGGCAACCTCCGCACCGCCGCCATCGTCGGCGCCGCCGAGTACGTCCACGCGCGGCTCGCGGCGGGCGCCACCGGCGGTCCCTCGAACCGGCAGGTCGTGGACTCCGTCCTGCGGCGGCCGGACGAACCCGGCGAACTGCTCGGGTACTGGACGGCGACGTACGGCCGGAACATCCCCAAGCCCGTCAAGCGCGGGGTCGCCGACGCCGTACGACGGCTCTACCACGCCAAGTCGCTGCTGAAGTACGACACCGCGTCCAAGGGCTACCGCTTCGGCGACATCCTGAACCTGGTGCACGCCGCGCCGGATCCGGCCAAGCCGTGGCAGGGCGACCTGTTCCAGTACGCCCTCGACCGCCGGCACCACCCGGACACGGCCGTGGTGCCGGGGTCGCTGCCGCTCCTGGCGGCGCACCGCGACCTGATGGAACTGCGTCCCGCCAAGCGGCGCAAGGTCGTCACGGGGGCGGGCGGCGCGCAGCGTCTGGCTGAGGCGGGCATGACGTGGGAGGCGCTGGCGGGCTGGCTCCAGGGGCCGATGGACAAGGCGGCCTGGGAGGCGGTCATTCCGTCCATGGGGGCCATGGCGCTGGTCCGCAACCTGCGCAACTTCGACGAGGCGGGAGTCTGTGACGAGGTCGCCGCCCAGGTGGCGGCGAAGATCAGCGACCCGGCGGAGGTCGCGCGTTCGCGGCAGTTCCCGTTCCGGTACCTCGCCGCGTACCAGCACGCGCCGTCGCTGCGCTGGGCGTACCCGCTGGAGCGGGCGCTCGGCCACTCGCTGGCCAACGTGCCCGCGCTGCCCGGCCGCACGCTGGTGCTCGTCGACCGCTCGGGCTCGATGTTCTACTCGCGGCTGTCGGAGCGTTCGGAGCTCAACCGGGCCGACGCGGCGGCGGTCTTCGGCACGGCCCTCGCCCTGCGGGCGGCCGACGCGGACCTCGTCGAGTTCGGCAGCACCAGCAAGGAGATCACGTTCCGTAAGGGGGAGTCTGTGTTGAAGATTCTGGAGCGCTTCGGTGACCTCGGGGGTACGGACACCACCGAGGCCGTGCGCCGGCACTACCGCGGGCACGACCGGGTGCTGCTCGTCACCGACGAGCAGTACGCCTTCAGCCGCCACGGCGGCCCGACCGACCAGGTTCCGGCGCACGTGCCGGTCTACACCTGGAACCTGGCCGGATACCGGGCGGGCCACGGCCCGTCGGGCACGGCGAACCGGCACACCTTCGGCGGACTGTCGGACGCGGCCTTCCGGATGGTGCCCCTGCTGGAGGCCGCCGACGACACGAAGTGGCCGTGGGCGGCCTGA
- a CDS encoding alkaline phosphatase PhoX, giving the protein MSLTRRDFARQSALTGAGVALAGSVGALASAPNALAATDADHTANADHAEDAARGPAAGAHHGVGYGPLIPDPDGLLALPAGFKYRVITYSGRTKLESGEITPSNHDGTAAFCGPRGATLLVNNHELKGPRSGWQYPVPLTEGLVYDPAASGGCTVVEVRPGGHVAEWVGIAGTSTNCAGGTTPWGTWLTGEETEDKAGQNGMTKDHGYIFEVDPADRRANRAPKPVKAFGRYAHEAVVIDPRRGHAYLTEDASGPNGLLFRWTPPAGFHHGRGRLRTLADDAGVLQAFKCFDANGKFVDDLSRATKTGTVYGVDWVDVPDRDARTVPVRKQFSAGQVTRARKLEGMWWADGGTYIVSSYARDESPVQHDGAVWFYDPKRRTLTLKVLLGVNPDPSVDGAFDGPDNITVSPYGGLVIAEDGEGVQHLFGATDSGRTYPIARNELNIGTEDEPEYSEFTGVTFSPDGHTLYANIQTPGIMLAITGPWKRHKR; this is encoded by the coding sequence ATGTCGCTCACCCGCAGGGACTTCGCCAGGCAGTCCGCCCTCACCGGCGCGGGAGTCGCGCTGGCGGGCAGCGTAGGCGCCCTCGCCAGCGCGCCGAACGCCCTCGCCGCCACGGACGCCGACCACACCGCGAACGCCGACCACGCCGAGGACGCGGCGCGGGGGCCGGCGGCCGGCGCGCACCACGGGGTCGGCTACGGACCGCTGATCCCCGACCCCGACGGCCTCCTCGCGCTGCCCGCAGGCTTCAAGTACCGCGTCATCACGTACAGCGGCAGGACGAAGCTGGAGTCCGGCGAGATCACCCCGTCCAACCACGACGGCACCGCCGCCTTCTGCGGCCCGCGCGGCGCGACCCTGCTCGTCAACAACCACGAGCTGAAGGGGCCGCGCTCCGGCTGGCAGTACCCGGTGCCGCTGACCGAGGGCCTGGTCTACGACCCGGCGGCCTCGGGCGGCTGCACGGTCGTCGAGGTGCGCCCCGGCGGGCACGTCGCCGAGTGGGTCGGCATCGCCGGCACCTCCACCAACTGCGCGGGCGGCACCACCCCCTGGGGCACCTGGCTCACCGGTGAGGAGACCGAGGACAAGGCCGGCCAGAACGGCATGACCAAGGACCACGGCTACATCTTCGAGGTCGACCCCGCCGACCGCCGCGCCAACCGCGCTCCCAAGCCGGTCAAGGCGTTCGGCCGCTACGCCCACGAGGCCGTCGTCATCGACCCCCGGCGCGGCCACGCCTACCTCACCGAGGACGCCTCCGGACCCAACGGCCTGCTCTTCCGCTGGACCCCGCCGGCCGGCTTCCACCACGGCCGCGGCAGGCTGCGCACCCTCGCCGACGACGCGGGCGTCCTGCAGGCCTTCAAGTGCTTCGACGCGAACGGGAAGTTCGTCGACGACCTCTCCCGCGCCACCAAGACCGGCACGGTGTACGGCGTCGACTGGGTCGACGTCCCCGACCGCGACGCCCGCACGGTGCCTGTCCGCAAGCAGTTCAGCGCGGGCCAGGTCACCCGCGCCCGCAAGCTCGAGGGCATGTGGTGGGCCGACGGCGGCACGTACATCGTCTCCTCCTACGCCCGTGACGAGAGCCCCGTGCAGCACGACGGCGCCGTGTGGTTCTACGACCCCAAGCGCCGCACGCTGACCCTGAAGGTGCTGCTCGGGGTGAACCCCGACCCGTCCGTCGACGGCGCCTTCGACGGCCCCGACAACATCACCGTCTCCCCCTACGGCGGCCTCGTCATCGCCGAGGACGGCGAGGGCGTCCAGCACCTCTTCGGGGCCACCGACAGCGGCCGCACCTACCCCATCGCCCGCAACGAACTGAACATCGGCACCGAGGACGAGCCGGAGTACAGCGAGTTCACCGGGGTCACCTTCTCGCCCGACGGCCACACCCTCTACGCCAACATCCAGACGCCGGGCATCATGCTGGCGATCACCGGACCGTGGAAGCGCCACAAGCGGTAA